A single Desulforegulaceae bacterium DNA region contains:
- the pbpC gene encoding penicillin-binding protein 1C has protein sequence MKKILLCQFFLLIILSWVWIRIPDPGLYPLKTWSKAYKDKSGKLLRLTLSDDDKYRLFTDIEKIPQNLEKAVLAYEDKYFYYHPGFNPFSILRAFSDTYIFKKRMVGGSTLTMQVARLRFKIDSRSVKGKFTQILKAIQLERHYSKKEILEAYFNLAPYGGNIEGVGSASEIFFHKPVSALNFYEAVSLAVIPQNPAKRYPSSKSGEAELGKAKKRLCEILDKKTEIPPLKFYKISEIPFKSPHFTDFLEKKDLFYKKNILTTIDLNLQEIIEKRITSYIERKKIFGIRNAASLLINFKTGELEAMVGSANYFDDSIQGQVNGCTSKRSPGSALKPFVYGLALDQGIIHSHTLLKDSPTSFGGFTPENYDKKFEGPVFAMDALRKSRNLPAVYLASKIKNPDLHDFLYSARVEDLRNKSFYGLSLVLGGGETTLLELGSLYSVLGNLGEFKSLKFIKNEKSNKTKKRLLSREASFIIKTELSKNPPPKGFEKFKTNHTKISWKTGTSYGFRDGVAAGIFGDYVLVVWVGNFDGEGNPSFTGRKGAGPLFFDIINQLINYKKPEADSKIPYDLNLKKVDVCNLSGKFPGKYTPHTTKAWFIPKVSPIDVSELHRPVFIDKKTGLRDCKFLPEKTEIKIYEFWSGEMKALFEKGGIYIKTIPPFKKECLVSNFTDSGISPKITSPTSGVDYIILKNNRKIPLKASSGPGVENFYWFSNTNYLGKSKPEKVFIWEADEGRQVISVSDDFGRSDRIKINIVYKNVEN, from the coding sequence TTGAAAAAAATTCTTCTTTGTCAGTTTTTTCTTTTAATAATTTTGTCCTGGGTCTGGATAAGAATTCCAGATCCAGGACTTTACCCCTTAAAAACATGGTCAAAAGCATATAAAGATAAATCAGGAAAGCTTTTAAGGCTTACACTTTCAGATGATGACAAGTACAGGCTTTTTACAGATATAGAAAAAATTCCCCAAAATCTTGAAAAAGCAGTTTTAGCTTATGAAGATAAATATTTTTATTATCATCCCGGGTTTAATCCTTTCTCGATTTTAAGAGCTTTTTCAGATACTTATATTTTTAAAAAAAGAATGGTCGGAGGATCAACACTGACCATGCAGGTTGCAAGATTAAGGTTTAAAATTGATTCAAGGTCTGTGAAAGGAAAATTTACCCAGATTTTAAAAGCAATTCAGCTTGAAAGGCATTATTCTAAAAAAGAAATTTTAGAAGCATATTTTAATCTTGCCCCATATGGGGGAAATATTGAAGGAGTTGGATCAGCTTCAGAAATTTTTTTTCATAAACCGGTTTCAGCTCTAAATTTTTATGAGGCGGTTTCCCTTGCTGTAATTCCCCAGAATCCTGCAAAGAGATATCCTAGTTCAAAATCAGGAGAAGCTGAGCTTGGAAAGGCAAAAAAAAGGCTTTGTGAAATCCTTGATAAAAAAACAGAGATTCCTCCCTTAAAATTTTATAAAATCAGTGAAATTCCATTTAAATCACCCCATTTTACAGATTTTCTTGAAAAAAAAGATCTATTTTACAAAAAGAACATATTAACAACTATTGATTTAAATCTTCAGGAAATTATTGAAAAAAGAATAACTTCCTATATTGAAAGAAAAAAGATTTTTGGAATAAGAAATGCCGCTTCTTTGCTTATTAATTTTAAAACAGGTGAATTAGAGGCAATGGTGGGTTCAGCCAATTATTTTGATGATTCAATTCAGGGTCAGGTGAATGGATGCACTTCAAAAAGATCTCCTGGTTCTGCTTTAAAGCCCTTTGTTTACGGCCTTGCCCTTGATCAGGGAATTATCCATTCCCATACCCTTTTAAAGGACTCTCCAACCTCATTTGGAGGGTTTACTCCTGAAAATTACGATAAAAAATTCGAAGGCCCTGTTTTTGCCATGGATGCTTTAAGAAAAAGCAGAAATCTTCCAGCAGTTTATCTTGCTTCAAAAATAAAAAATCCAGATCTCCATGATTTTTTATATTCTGCCAGGGTTGAAGATTTAAGAAATAAAAGTTTTTATGGACTTTCTCTTGTTTTAGGAGGAGGGGAAACAACTCTTTTAGAACTTGGATCTCTTTATAGCGTATTGGGGAATCTGGGCGAATTTAAAAGCTTGAAATTTATTAAAAATGAAAAATCAAATAAAACTAAAAAAAGATTATTATCCAGGGAAGCTTCTTTTATTATAAAAACTGAGCTTTCAAAAAATCCTCCTCCAAAAGGGTTTGAAAAATTCAAAACCAACCATACCAAAATTTCCTGGAAAACCGGAACTTCCTATGGATTCAGGGACGGAGTTGCAGCAGGAATTTTTGGAGATTATGTTTTGGTTGTCTGGGTTGGAAATTTTGATGGAGAGGGAAATCCTTCATTTACAGGAAGAAAAGGAGCCGGCCCTTTATTTTTTGATATAATAAACCAGTTGATAAATTATAAAAAACCAGAGGCTGATAGTAAAATTCCCTATGATCTCAATCTTAAAAAAGTTGATGTTTGTAATCTTTCTGGAAAATTTCCCGGAAAATACACTCCCCACACAACAAAAGCATGGTTTATCCCAAAAGTTTCTCCAATTGATGTTTCAGAACTTCATAGACCTGTTTTTATTGATAAAAAAACAGGTTTAAGGGATTGTAAGTTTTTACCTGAGAAAACAGAAATAAAAATTTATGAATTTTGGTCAGGAGAAATGAAAGCTCTTTTTGAAAAAGGCGGAATTTATATAAAAACCATTCCTCCTTTTAAAAAAGAATGTCTGGTTTCAAATTTTACAGATTCTGGAATTTCACCAAAAATAACCTCTCCAACTTCAGGGGTTGATTATATTATTTTAAAAAACAACCGCAAAATTCCCCTTAAAGCTTCAAGCGGGCCTGGAGTGGAAAATTTTTATTGGTTTTCAAATACAAATTATCTTGGAAAATCCAAACCTGAAAAAGTATTTATCTGGGAAGCAGATGAAGGAAGGCAAGTTATTTCAGTTTCTGATGATTTTGGGCGTTCTGACAGGATTAAAATTAATATTGTCTATAAAAATGTTGAAAATTAA
- a CDS encoding integron integrase, whose translation MKINQTIKFKPNPDLKLMDQVKEVLRYHHYAYRTEQTYCAWIVRYIKFHGSKKHPSLMGKKELDSFLSYLAVEEKVSASTQKQALNALVFLYRNVLDINIEGMIEPVRAKQRKHFPVVMTKNEIKKLFMHMSGTHLLMARLMYGSGLRLMECVRLRIQDIDFENKQIYVRAGKGNKDRITVLPMSLKDELQIHVNRVKELHDEDLENGFGEVYLPGALGKKYPKAAKEFGWQYVFPSKKHSKDPYTNIVRRHHVMESGLQKALKRAVTNAKIYKKATCHTLRHSFATHMLENGVNIRVLQELMGHSDVKTTEVYTHVMQKDINSVKSPLD comes from the coding sequence ATGAAAATCAATCAAACAATAAAGTTCAAACCAAATCCTGATTTGAAATTAATGGACCAGGTTAAAGAGGTTTTAAGGTATCATCACTATGCATACCGCACAGAGCAGACATATTGTGCCTGGATAGTAAGATATATAAAATTTCACGGGTCAAAAAAACATCCTTCATTAATGGGGAAAAAAGAGCTTGATTCTTTTTTGAGCTATCTTGCTGTTGAAGAAAAGGTTTCGGCCTCAACCCAGAAACAGGCTCTTAATGCTCTTGTTTTTTTATATAGAAATGTTCTTGATATAAATATTGAAGGAATGATTGAACCTGTAAGGGCAAAACAAAGAAAACATTTTCCTGTTGTAATGACAAAAAATGAAATTAAAAAACTTTTTATGCATATGTCAGGAACACATCTTTTGATGGCAAGGCTAATGTATGGAAGCGGGCTTAGGCTTATGGAATGTGTAAGACTTAGAATTCAGGATATTGATTTTGAAAATAAGCAGATTTATGTAAGGGCCGGGAAAGGAAATAAAGACAGGATAACTGTTTTGCCAATGTCTTTAAAAGATGAGCTTCAAATTCATGTAAACCGGGTGAAAGAACTTCATGATGAAGATCTGGAAAACGGATTTGGAGAAGTGTATCTTCCAGGCGCACTGGGAAAGAAATATCCAAAAGCTGCAAAAGAATTTGGATGGCAGTATGTTTTTCCTTCAAAAAAACACAGTAAAGATCCCTATACAAATATTGTAAGAAGGCACCATGTAATGGAATCGGGATTGCAGAAAGCACTAAAAAGAGCTGTAACAAATGCTAAAATTTATAAAAAGGCAACATGCCATACCCTAAGGCATTCTTTTGCAACTCATATGCTTGAAAATGGTGTAAATATAAGGGTTCTGCAGGAACTTATGGGCCACTCCGATGTTAAAACCACAGAAGTTTATACCCATGTAATGCAAAAAGATATTAACAGCGTGAAAAGTCCTCTGGATTAA
- a CDS encoding 2-amino-3,7-dideoxy-D-threo-hept-6-ulosonate synthase, giving the protein MLLGKAVRLERIFNRNTRKTIIVPMDHGVSVGPIYGVVDLKGSVDKVAEGGANAVLMHKGLPRRTHRGAGRDIGLIIHLSASTSLSLHPNAKTLVGTVEDALRLGADAVSVHINLGDETEREMLKQLGEICSIAGTWGMPVLAMMYARGPKIKDEYDVEAVKHCARVAEELGADVVKVAYTGSPETFAQVVEGCYIPVVIAGGPKMGSHLEIVQMVYDSIQAGGAGISVGRNIFQDDNPAKLVRALHGVVHEGINVEKAMKFLKN; this is encoded by the coding sequence ATGCTACTTGGTAAAGCTGTAAGACTTGAAAGAATTTTCAACAGAAACACTAGAAAAACAATTATTGTTCCAATGGATCATGGGGTAAGTGTTGGCCCAATTTACGGAGTTGTTGATTTAAAAGGTTCTGTGGACAAAGTGGCAGAAGGCGGAGCCAATGCAGTATTAATGCACAAAGGACTTCCAAGACGAACCCACAGGGGAGCAGGAAGAGATATAGGACTTATAATTCATTTATCTGCAAGTACTTCCCTTTCTCTTCATCCAAATGCCAAAACCCTTGTGGGAACAGTTGAAGATGCATTAAGGCTTGGTGCTGATGCAGTTTCTGTTCACATAAACCTTGGAGACGAAACTGAAAGGGAAATGTTAAAGCAGCTAGGAGAAATATGCTCGATAGCAGGAACCTGGGGAATGCCTGTTCTTGCAATGATGTATGCCAGAGGCCCAAAAATTAAAGATGAATATGATGTTGAAGCCGTAAAACATTGTGCAAGAGTTGCAGAAGAACTTGGTGCTGACGTTGTAAAAGTTGCCTATACAGGTTCACCGGAAACCTTTGCCCAAGTAGTTGAAGGCTGTTATATTCCTGTTGTAATTGCAGGAGGCCCCAAAATGGGTAGCCATCTTGAAATAGTTCAGATGGTCTATGATTCAATTCAGGCAGGAGGAGCCGGAATTTCTGTTGGAAGAAATATTTTCCAGGACGACAATCCAGCCAAACTTGTAAGGGCTCTTCACGGTGTTGTACATGAAGGAATTAATGTTGAAAAAGCAATGAAATTTTTGAAAAACTAA
- a CDS encoding HisA/HisF-related TIM barrel protein, translated as MNTDNAFFWLDNGAQALIVTSYVFHDGVIDEKRLEKLSKLVGKNRLVLDLSCRKKDGYYYIVTNRWQNFTNEKVTNKLLDYLSKYCFEYLIHAVDVEGKCSGIETELVKLLAKSSKITVTYAGGISSEEHIEQIKVMGKGLIDFTVGSALDIFGGTGLKYQELAEKYR; from the coding sequence ATAAACACTGACAATGCCTTTTTTTGGCTTGATAACGGAGCTCAGGCTCTTATTGTCACTTCCTATGTTTTCCATGACGGAGTAATTGATGAAAAAAGACTTGAAAAGCTTTCAAAATTAGTTGGAAAAAACCGCCTTGTTCTTGACTTAAGCTGCAGAAAAAAAGATGGTTATTATTATATAGTTACAAATAGATGGCAGAATTTTACAAATGAAAAAGTTACAAATAAACTTCTTGATTACCTTTCAAAATACTGTTTTGAGTATCTTATTCATGCTGTTGATGTTGAAGGAAAATGCAGCGGAATTGAAACAGAACTTGTAAAGCTTCTTGCAAAATCATCTAAAATTACTGTTACCTATGCAGGCGGAATAAGTTCAGAAGAACATATTGAACAAATAAAAGTTATGGGAAAAGGGCTGATTGATTTTACTGTTGGAAGTGCCCTTGATATTTTTGGGGGAACAGGGCTTAAATATCAAGAACTTGCTGAAAAATACAGATAG
- a CDS encoding MG2 domain-containing protein: MKKILNSIFKFIVFFIGKPGWTPPPWFYSLKNLKSEKPGLSKAFTFIVSFVVVISLAGCVYLTKKKSDYLSPQVIPPDINLIEKPGKVEISFSKEGSNEFFSVADINFSDKKIESGIKISPSINGFFEFKGDNLIVFNPSENWKADTEYKISFNKSIFLKNLLIKDYYIKFKTPEFKADTSSSKFYTDPKNKKIHKGIFAVSFNYPVFKDSDLSQKIKLEINKKPINYDLEFDEKAKTLFIHSKPVEIKENTQYLDLFIEKGIKTSHGEASTKNSVESRIAIPSMENFFKVENISSQIVNNEKNEPVQTIVLMFTAEVLQKELEKKVKIWLLPRKKNNTRWNSPGEISDSLLETAQKVNFSFAPNERESSRSFGIKLDLEERRDIYIEIERGLKSDSGYYFSKGFSDVLSTPDYPKEIEIIGSGGLLSLSGDKTISFKSRGVKGIKVVIYRLLENQLQHLITQAGGDISRLDFSHYYLNKENLGERFEKIIPLNPKHPKIASYSSLNLSEFLNQDGKKPGYFFIEANSYDPYENRYDYYNVNDRRCILLTDLLILLKTNYDGAINVFVHSLSKESPVNMAKVSVLGKNGISVLDSYTDEYGYVFIQSLNDFTNEKQPVAITVKSGNDISFIKLGDPARTLNHSSFDTGGVRSRYANPDRINAFLFSDRGIYRPGEEFNLGAIVRHKGFEIPRGIPVEYSIYDSRGNERLKKRIKVSDSGFFDISFKTEQTDPTGRWTIELYLVSDKGYRESTLGLETVKIETFEPDRLKISSKLSKSDKGWLIPENLKTEVTLLNLFGTPAQNNKVTADFKLVPSSFTFDEYKNYSFTDPFYSSDRVLKTISRSLGSKNTDIDGKTFFDLDFDSFDKGTYRLFLNIKGFEKGDAKSVDASNRAFICPMDYLVGYKTSSNLSYLRKNSKNHLDFIAINNELEKISKENLVLKFKKAKEIQALVQKPDKTYEYKIVKKEEVKKEENFSISEKGSKIQLFTEEPGDYVYEIFDNGKLLSRIEYFVAGALNEAGKIEKTAVVDVKLSKKDYKPGEFLEAEIITPYRGFGLLTIESERVYVHKWFKATSSRTIQVMEIPSSIEGNAYFSVSMARAFDDPSIFESPSTYFVKPFYIEKSKRVLNPLIEVAENIKPGDELEIFYSTDKKAKTAIFIADEGILQAGDYNYPLPLDHFLKKRALEVDTAQIADLVIPEFRIIREKLGIGGGARYEESAKLLAANLNPFKRTINDPAVKWFGILDSDQNKKSVKWKVPDTFNGTLKVMAVSAEKSSMGFSKKPVLARAPFVLSPTSPLAVTFKDSFKVTLNVSNLLKGSGKNCPITVKMEADDKLTIKGETSKIINIDENSEKTVEFIVETKNEPGNAKLKFYATSGDTSSTTSASISIRPFVPYKTTIVSGFSGSGKKNIKIDRSLINDFSKQTVLVSKSPLIFVKGLYTWLDKFPHECTEQLVSKAFPALVFSKAGIDIDAFENVSNAIKALRQRQTSNGGFSMWPGSKEHAFSSLYSIHFLIETKQSGFDIPETILQRSVSYLEEKASSVEEGVFEKRIKSYSVYLLTRLGHRTSNHLQDMEDNYDKKEIKNDIVSVFAAASLKLLRSDYEADKKIESFDFEQYNPEDDYWFNPANAYPFYLYILGKHFPSNFDKIFKSGIDKLLEPVYIGNFNTTSSALTILALSFNLDEESSDETTVEFIDSDKNKTMETLGASKIHELEFSTGIKSISINSKTPFYYLVSQSGYDDIEEVKPVSNKVEVIREYFDFEGNKLENPKRGKDYEAVIKIRSLTGKMEPNIAVIDLFPGGFYPDLESLRKNSGIKKAEYIDVREDRAVFYLTAAPQIMTFKYKFRAGFEGDFTIPSIQAESLYDVNLNSLTKMGKVSVNP, translated from the coding sequence ATGAAAAAAATACTTAATTCAATTTTTAAATTTATAGTTTTTTTTATTGGAAAACCAGGCTGGACACCACCTCCCTGGTTTTATTCATTGAAAAATTTAAAATCTGAAAAACCAGGCCTTTCCAAGGCATTTACTTTTATTGTTTCTTTTGTTGTTGTAATAAGTCTTGCTGGTTGTGTTTATCTTACCAAGAAAAAATCAGACTACCTTTCTCCACAGGTTATTCCACCTGATATAAATCTGATTGAAAAGCCCGGCAAAGTTGAAATAAGTTTTTCTAAGGAAGGATCTAATGAATTTTTTTCTGTTGCAGATATTAACTTTTCAGATAAAAAAATAGAATCAGGAATTAAAATAAGCCCTTCAATAAATGGTTTTTTTGAGTTTAAAGGGGATAATCTCATTGTATTTAATCCCAGTGAAAACTGGAAAGCTGATACTGAATATAAAATAAGTTTTAATAAAAGTATTTTTTTAAAAAATCTTTTGATTAAAGATTATTATATAAAGTTTAAAACTCCGGAATTTAAAGCTGACACATCTTCATCAAAATTTTATACAGACCCAAAAAATAAAAAAATTCATAAGGGAATTTTTGCAGTTTCTTTTAATTATCCGGTTTTTAAAGATTCTGATTTAAGCCAAAAAATAAAACTTGAAATCAATAAAAAGCCCATAAATTATGACCTTGAATTTGATGAAAAAGCTAAAACTCTTTTTATTCATTCCAAGCCCGTTGAAATTAAAGAAAATACTCAATACCTTGATTTGTTTATTGAAAAGGGAATAAAAACTTCCCATGGGGAGGCTTCAACAAAAAATTCTGTTGAATCAAGAATTGCAATTCCTTCAATGGAAAACTTTTTTAAAGTTGAAAATATAAGCTCACAAATTGTAAATAATGAAAAAAATGAGCCGGTTCAGACAATTGTTCTTATGTTTACTGCTGAAGTTTTGCAAAAAGAACTTGAAAAAAAGGTGAAAATCTGGCTTTTGCCCAGAAAAAAGAACAACACAAGATGGAATTCTCCCGGAGAAATTTCAGATTCTCTTCTTGAAACAGCTCAAAAAGTTAATTTCAGTTTTGCTCCCAATGAAAGAGAATCCTCCAGATCCTTTGGTATCAAGCTTGATCTTGAGGAGAGAAGAGATATTTACATTGAAATTGAGCGGGGGCTCAAGTCAGATTCTGGATATTATTTCTCCAAGGGATTCAGCGATGTTTTAAGCACTCCAGATTATCCTAAAGAGATTGAAATTATTGGAAGTGGCGGTCTTTTATCTCTTTCAGGGGACAAGACCATCTCATTTAAATCCAGGGGAGTTAAAGGAATCAAAGTAGTAATTTACAGACTTCTTGAAAATCAGCTTCAGCATCTTATAACCCAGGCAGGCGGAGATATTTCAAGGCTTGATTTTTCACATTATTATTTAAATAAAGAAAATCTTGGTGAAAGATTTGAAAAAATAATTCCTTTAAATCCAAAACATCCAAAAATTGCCTCATATTCAAGTCTTAATCTTTCTGAGTTTTTAAATCAGGACGGAAAAAAACCCGGCTATTTTTTTATTGAAGCAAATAGTTATGATCCATATGAAAACAGATATGATTACTACAATGTAAATGACAGACGCTGCATTCTTTTAACAGATCTTCTCATTCTTTTAAAAACTAATTATGATGGTGCAATAAATGTTTTTGTCCATTCTCTGTCAAAAGAATCTCCAGTAAATATGGCAAAGGTTTCAGTGCTTGGTAAAAACGGAATTTCAGTTCTTGATTCATATACAGATGAATACGGCTATGTTTTTATTCAATCTTTAAATGATTTTACAAATGAAAAGCAACCTGTGGCAATCACAGTTAAATCAGGAAATGATATATCTTTTATTAAGTTAGGTGATCCAGCCAGGACTTTGAACCATTCTTCCTTTGATACAGGAGGTGTAAGAAGCAGGTATGCAAATCCTGACAGAATTAATGCTTTTCTTTTTTCAGATAGGGGGATTTACAGGCCTGGAGAAGAGTTTAACCTTGGTGCTATTGTAAGACATAAAGGATTTGAAATTCCCCGGGGAATTCCTGTTGAATACAGTATTTATGATTCAAGGGGAAATGAAAGACTTAAAAAAAGAATTAAAGTATCAGATTCTGGCTTTTTTGATATTTCATTTAAAACAGAACAAACAGATCCAACAGGTAGATGGACTATTGAGCTTTATCTGGTTTCAGACAAAGGCTATAGAGAATCAACCCTTGGTTTAGAAACTGTAAAAATTGAAACATTTGAACCTGACAGACTGAAAATATCTTCAAAACTTTCAAAATCAGATAAAGGCTGGCTTATTCCGGAAAATTTAAAAACAGAAGTAACTCTTTTAAATCTTTTTGGAACCCCTGCCCAGAATAACAAGGTAACAGCTGATTTCAAGCTTGTTCCTTCAAGTTTTACCTTTGATGAGTATAAAAATTATTCATTTACAGATCCTTTTTATTCTTCTGACAGGGTTTTAAAAACAATTTCAAGAAGTCTTGGATCAAAAAATACAGATATTGATGGAAAAACCTTTTTTGATCTTGATTTTGACTCCTTTGATAAAGGAACTTACAGGCTTTTTCTAAATATAAAAGGTTTTGAAAAAGGAGATGCAAAAAGTGTTGATGCTTCAAACAGAGCTTTTATATGCCCAATGGATTATCTTGTAGGATATAAGACTTCTTCAAATCTTTCTTATTTAAGAAAAAATTCCAAAAATCATCTGGATTTTATTGCAATTAATAATGAACTTGAAAAAATTTCCAAAGAAAATCTTGTTTTAAAATTTAAAAAAGCAAAGGAAATTCAGGCTCTTGTTCAAAAACCTGATAAAACATATGAATATAAAATTGTAAAAAAAGAGGAAGTTAAAAAAGAAGAAAATTTTTCAATTTCTGAAAAAGGGTCTAAAATCCAGCTTTTTACAGAAGAACCAGGAGACTATGTTTATGAAATTTTTGACAATGGAAAGCTTTTATCAAGAATAGAATACTTTGTTGCCGGAGCTTTAAACGAAGCTGGAAAAATTGAAAAAACTGCTGTGGTGGATGTAAAACTTTCCAAAAAAGATTATAAGCCCGGTGAATTTCTTGAAGCAGAAATTATAACTCCGTACCGGGGATTTGGACTATTAACCATTGAATCGGAAAGAGTGTATGTCCATAAATGGTTTAAAGCTACAAGCTCAAGAACAATTCAGGTAATGGAGATCCCTTCAAGTATTGAGGGAAACGCATATTTTTCAGTTTCAATGGCTAGAGCCTTTGATGATCCTTCAATTTTTGAATCTCCTTCAACCTATTTTGTAAAACCTTTTTATATAGAAAAATCTAAAAGAGTATTAAACCCTTTGATTGAAGTAGCTGAAAATATAAAGCCAGGGGATGAACTTGAAATTTTTTATTCAACGGATAAAAAGGCCAAAACTGCTATTTTTATAGCAGATGAAGGAATTTTACAGGCAGGAGACTACAATTATCCCCTGCCTTTGGATCATTTTTTGAAAAAAAGAGCTCTTGAAGTAGATACTGCTCAAATTGCAGATCTTGTTATTCCTGAATTTCGAATAATCAGGGAAAAACTAGGGATAGGCGGGGGAGCAAGATATGAAGAATCAGCAAAGCTTCTTGCTGCAAACTTAAATCCTTTTAAAAGAACAATAAACGATCCTGCAGTGAAATGGTTTGGAATTCTTGATTCGGATCAAAATAAAAAATCAGTAAAATGGAAGGTTCCAGATACTTTTAACGGGACATTGAAAGTAATGGCTGTAAGTGCTGAAAAATCATCCATGGGTTTTTCAAAAAAGCCTGTTCTTGCAAGAGCTCCTTTTGTTCTTTCTCCAACTTCTCCTCTTGCTGTTACATTCAAAGACAGTTTTAAAGTTACCTTAAATGTTTCAAATCTTCTTAAAGGTTCGGGAAAAAATTGTCCAATTACTGTAAAAATGGAAGCAGATGATAAATTAACAATTAAAGGTGAAACTTCAAAAATAATAAATATTGATGAAAACAGTGAAAAAACTGTGGAGTTTATTGTTGAGACAAAAAATGAGCCTGGAAATGCAAAACTGAAATTTTATGCAACTTCAGGAGATACAAGCTCAACAACTTCAGCGTCAATAAGCATAAGACCTTTTGTTCCCTATAAAACAACAATTGTTTCAGGGTTTTCAGGTTCAGGTAAAAAGAATATAAAAATTGACAGAAGTCTTATAAATGATTTTTCAAAGCAAACAGTTCTTGTTTCAAAATCTCCCCTTATTTTTGTAAAAGGGCTTTATACCTGGCTTGATAAATTTCCCCATGAATGCACAGAACAGCTTGTAAGCAAAGCTTTTCCAGCTTTAGTGTTTTCAAAGGCAGGTATTGATATAGATGCCTTTGAAAATGTTTCAAATGCCATTAAAGCTTTAAGGCAAAGACAGACTTCAAATGGAGGTTTTTCAATGTGGCCTGGAAGTAAAGAGCATGCTTTTTCTTCGCTTTACTCAATTCACTTTTTAATTGAAACAAAACAAAGTGGTTTTGATATTCCTGAAACTATTCTTCAAAGAAGTGTTTCTTATCTTGAAGAAAAGGCCTCTTCTGTAGAAGAAGGTGTTTTTGAAAAAAGAATAAAAAGTTACAGTGTTTATCTTTTAACAAGACTTGGCCATAGAACTTCAAACCATCTTCAGGATATGGAAGATAATTACGACAAAAAAGAAATAAAAAACGATATTGTTTCTGTTTTTGCAGCAGCTTCGCTTAAGCTTTTGAGAAGTGATTATGAAGCTGACAAAAAAATAGAAAGCTTTGATTTTGAACAATACAACCCTGAAGATGATTATTGGTTTAATCCAGCCAATGCTTATCCTTTTTATCTTTATATTTTGGGGAAACATTTTCCCTCAAATTTTGACAAAATTTTTAAATCAGGAATTGATAAGCTTTTAGAGCCTGTATACATCGGAAATTTTAATACAACTTCTTCAGCCCTTACAATTCTTGCTCTTTCATTTAATCTTGATGAAGAATCTTCAGATGAAACAACAGTTGAATTTATAGATTCAGATAAAAATAAAACAATGGAAACACTTGGGGCTTCAAAGATTCATGAACTTGAGTTTTCAACAGGAATAAAATCTATTTCAATTAATTCAAAAACTCCTTTTTACTATCTTGTTTCCCAAAGTGGTTATGATGATATTGAAGAAGTTAAACCTGTGAGTAATAAAGTTGAGGTGATAAGAGAATATTTTGACTTTGAAGGAAACAAGCTTGAAAATCCAAAAAGAGGCAAGGACTATGAAGCAGTGATAAAAATAAGATCTCTTACAGGAAAAATGGAGCCAAATATTGCTGTTATAGATTTGTTTCCCGGAGGATTTTATCCGGATCTTGAAAGTCTAAGAAAAAATTCAGGAATTAAAAAAGCAGAATATATTGATGTCAGAGAAGACAGGGCTGTATTTTATCTGACTGCTGCTCCTCAGATTATGACATTTAAGTATAAATTCAGAGCAGGGTTTGAAGGAGATTTTACAATCCCTTCCATTCAGGCAGAATCATTGTATGATGTAAACCTTAATTCTTTGACAAAAATGGGCAAAGTTTCTGTTAATCCCTAA
- a CDS encoding class I SAM-dependent methyltransferase — protein sequence MNEHHSKWLTKELSETFSEGVRGAIPGANLQLEIIIKLISVWSPCPSTILDLGCGDGILGRMLLTKYPAAHTVFADFSEPMLEKVRKKIGDSKMAKVRQIDFATSDWINAVKAQTPFDIIVSGFAIHHQPDDRKKALYTEIYNLLKEGGIFLNLDQVRSETFAISEIFDSFFLENIRCSLPNPDQNEMMDQIEKAYYEDKKENIPAPVDIQCQWLRDIGFQEVDCFFKTFELGLFGGKKSSNKANAADAKSRAAD from the coding sequence ATGAATGAACACCATAGTAAATGGCTAACAAAGGAACTATCAGAAACCTTTTCTGAAGGCGTACGCGGGGCTATACCCGGTGCAAACCTTCAGTTGGAAATAATCATCAAGCTAATAAGCGTGTGGAGCCCTTGTCCTTCCACAATTTTGGATTTGGGCTGTGGTGATGGAATTCTTGGGCGCATGTTACTTACGAAGTACCCTGCGGCGCATACTGTTTTTGCAGATTTTTCTGAACCAATGCTTGAAAAAGTGCGTAAAAAAATTGGTGATAGCAAAATGGCAAAGGTCAGACAGATCGATTTCGCAACGTCAGACTGGATTAATGCTGTTAAGGCTCAAACACCTTTTGATATCATTGTATCGGGATTTGCCATACATCATCAGCCTGATGATCGTAAGAAGGCTTTGTATACTGAAATTTACAATCTTCTTAAAGAAGGTGGCATTTTTTTAAACCTCGACCAAGTGCGTTCTGAAACTTTCGCCATAAGTGAAATTTTTGACAGCTTCTTCCTTGAAAATATTCGGTGTTCTCTCCCGAATCCCGATCAAAATGAAATGATGGATCAAATCGAAAAAGCATACTATGAAGATAAAAAGGAGAATATTCCAGCACCTGTTGATATACAATGCCAATGGCTTCGCGACATAGGTTTCCAAGAGGTAGATTGCTTTTTCAAAACATTTGAATTGGGTTTATTTGGAGGTAAAAAATCATCTAACAAGGCTAATGCAGCCGACGCAAAAAGCCGCGCGGCTGATTAG